One Halostagnicola kamekurae DNA segment encodes these proteins:
- a CDS encoding MOSC domain-containing protein yields the protein MGRLEGIHVYPVKSLDGTTVEAASIRERGGLEWDRRYAIVDEDGAYVNGKGERAVHRLRASYDLERKTITVRNQGSDDSFSFHLDVDRDAFASWLTCFFGYEVDVVRADEGGFPDDTDAAGPTVISSGTLGTIASWFDGIDPAEMRRRLRPNLVVGETEPFWEDRLYDRPGTSVPFEIGSSRLEGVNPCQRCVVPTRDPDTGEPTDGFRERFVDRREATLPEWANPAWFDHYYRVMVNTRVPERVWGDRLTVGDPVTVESHQESSAPSR from the coding sequence ATGGGTCGCCTTGAGGGAATACACGTTTACCCCGTCAAATCGCTCGACGGAACGACGGTTGAAGCGGCGTCGATTCGCGAACGCGGCGGGCTCGAGTGGGATCGTCGGTACGCGATCGTCGACGAGGACGGAGCCTACGTCAACGGGAAAGGTGAGCGCGCCGTCCATCGACTGCGCGCATCGTACGATCTCGAGCGGAAGACGATCACCGTCCGGAACCAGGGGAGTGACGACTCCTTCTCCTTTCACCTCGACGTCGACCGGGACGCCTTCGCCTCGTGGCTGACGTGTTTTTTCGGATACGAGGTCGACGTCGTCCGCGCCGACGAGGGCGGATTTCCGGACGATACCGACGCCGCCGGGCCGACGGTGATCAGTTCGGGAACGCTCGGGACCATCGCGTCGTGGTTCGACGGCATCGACCCCGCGGAAATGCGCCGTCGTCTCCGGCCGAATCTCGTCGTCGGCGAGACGGAGCCGTTCTGGGAGGATCGCCTCTACGATCGGCCGGGGACGAGCGTCCCCTTCGAGATCGGCTCGAGTCGGCTCGAGGGGGTCAACCCGTGCCAGCGGTGTGTCGTTCCGACGAGAGATCCCGATACCGGCGAACCGACCGACGGGTTCCGCGAACGGTTCGTCGACCGGCGCGAGGCGACGCTTCCGGAGTGGGCGAACCCGGCCTGGTTCGACCATTACTACCGAGTGATGGTCAACACGCGAGTCCCCGAGCGCGTCTGGGGCGACCGTTTGACCGTCGGAGACCCGGTCACGGTCGAATCTCACCAAGAATCGTCCGCGCCCTCGCGCTAA
- a CDS encoding HAD-IIA family hydrolase, with translation MTGFEAAILDVDGTILRGERVIPGAIDALATLETAGIDVVLFSNNPTRGAPHYQTKLGNHGIDISSDAVLTSAVVTAEFLRANHPDEPIFLVGDDRLETLLEEYDLTITADPDESGVVLGSIDREFSYGTIWESLRALEGSTPFYGTDPDATIPTEGGDIPGSGSILAAMEAVAGREPDAILGKPSAVAAEAAMGRLEASPERTLVVGDRLDTDIALGERTGAATAVVLTGITDRSDIERAAVDPDYVLESIGELGELIEG, from the coding sequence ATGACCGGGTTCGAGGCCGCGATTCTCGACGTCGACGGAACGATCCTGCGCGGCGAGCGGGTGATCCCCGGCGCGATCGACGCGCTGGCGACGCTCGAGACGGCCGGAATAGACGTGGTACTGTTCTCGAACAACCCCACGCGAGGGGCGCCCCACTACCAGACGAAACTCGGCAATCACGGGATCGATATCTCCTCGGATGCCGTGCTCACGTCCGCCGTCGTCACCGCCGAATTTCTCCGGGCGAACCACCCTGACGAGCCGATCTTCCTGGTCGGCGATGATCGGCTGGAAACGCTCCTCGAGGAGTACGACCTCACGATAACCGCCGATCCGGACGAGAGCGGCGTGGTCCTCGGATCGATCGACCGGGAGTTCTCGTACGGAACGATCTGGGAGTCGCTGCGGGCCCTCGAGGGATCGACCCCGTTCTACGGAACCGACCCGGACGCGACGATCCCGACGGAGGGCGGCGACATTCCGGGATCGGGATCGATCCTGGCGGCGATGGAAGCGGTGGCGGGCCGCGAGCCGGATGCGATTCTTGGCAAACCCTCCGCGGTCGCGGCCGAGGCCGCGATGGGGCGACTCGAGGCGTCACCAGAACGAACCCTCGTCGTCGGCGATCGGCTCGATACCGACATCGCACTGGGGGAGCGGACCGGAGCGGCGACCGCCGTCGTCCTCACGGGGATCACCGATCGAAGCGATATAGAGCGCGCCGCCGTCGACCCGGATTACGTCCTCGAATCGATCGGCGAACTCGGGGAACTAATCGAAGGATAG
- a CDS encoding acyl-CoA thioesterase, with translation MTDLLETVVENREMVQPHHANALDVTHGGNVMKWMDEVGAMAAMRFAGETCVTARVDQMNFERPIPVGDTAFITAYVYDVGDSSVQVRIVTEREDLRTHERERTTESYFVYVAIDEDERPTSVPELTVSTEEGERLRREARTGESTR, from the coding sequence ATGACCGATCTCCTCGAGACCGTGGTCGAAAACCGGGAAATGGTCCAGCCCCACCACGCGAACGCGCTCGACGTGACCCACGGCGGCAACGTGATGAAGTGGATGGACGAGGTCGGCGCGATGGCCGCGATGCGCTTTGCCGGCGAGACCTGCGTCACCGCCCGCGTCGATCAGATGAACTTCGAGCGGCCGATCCCAGTCGGCGATACCGCGTTTATCACCGCCTACGTCTACGACGTTGGCGACTCGAGCGTGCAGGTTCGAATCGTCACCGAGCGCGAGGACCTCCGGACTCACGAGCGCGAACGGACGACGGAGTCGTACTTCGTGTACGTCGCTATCGACGAGGACGAACGGCCGACGAGCGTCCCCGAACTCACCGTCAGCACCGAGGAGGGCGAGCGGCTGCGGCGCGAAGCGCGTACGGGCGAAAGCACGCGCTAA
- a CDS encoding TraB/GumN family protein, which produces MSDAGDVDVRDAADPPDGESGSVQVLGTAHVSQASVDEVRETIQDESPDMVAVELDEGRYRQMQGGAPDDVQAEDLLSGNTVFQFLAYWMLSYVQSRLGDQFDIEPGADMRAAIESAEANGHGVALVDRDIQITIQRFWARLSVIEKLKMVGGLALGATDPRTIGITFGAVVGAFFGFVFAAMVAPFLGLGDLLLLGVTGTTGLQYAGAVSGGTVLGGLVGLIFLPSLDNAGNATGGFLNGFSVRVLAGIALGLLASVAIVVTETFVGPVSAGLFENVGTYSIRGAVGVLAGLGIGVIVGGLCGIALDVFTADVEDVDEIDIEEMTDGDVVAAMMEEFRRFSPGGAEALIDERDAYIAHNLHTLSKQGYDVLAVVGAGHKAGIERYLEDPETLPPLESISGTDPGRRFSVMKVFGYLVMAVFVGFFALLIMAGVQDAFLFRLFAAWFLFNGFFAFTLARLAGARWDSAGLGGAVAWLTSINPLLAPGWFAGYVELKHRPVNVRDIQLLNEIIDDTERPLGEAVEDMFDVPLFRLIMIVALTNIGSLIATVLFPFVVLPWIAPGIGGVDALFAELLQGAENSLELIRGYLA; this is translated from the coding sequence ATGAGCGATGCAGGTGACGTCGACGTCCGCGACGCAGCCGACCCGCCGGACGGCGAGAGCGGATCCGTACAGGTTCTCGGGACCGCTCACGTCTCTCAGGCCAGCGTCGACGAAGTCAGGGAGACGATTCAGGACGAATCCCCCGACATGGTCGCCGTCGAACTCGACGAGGGCCGATACCGCCAGATGCAAGGCGGGGCTCCCGACGACGTACAGGCGGAAGATCTCCTCTCCGGCAACACCGTCTTTCAGTTTCTCGCGTACTGGATGCTTTCGTACGTCCAGTCTCGGCTCGGCGACCAGTTCGACATCGAACCCGGCGCGGATATGCGAGCGGCGATCGAGTCGGCCGAGGCGAACGGTCACGGCGTCGCGCTCGTCGACCGGGACATCCAGATAACGATTCAGCGGTTCTGGGCGCGATTATCGGTCATCGAGAAGTTAAAGATGGTCGGCGGGCTGGCCCTCGGCGCGACCGACCCCCGAACGATCGGAATCACCTTCGGTGCGGTCGTCGGGGCGTTTTTCGGATTCGTCTTCGCGGCGATGGTTGCACCATTCTTAGGCCTGGGAGATCTCCTGTTGCTCGGGGTCACCGGAACGACCGGACTGCAGTACGCCGGCGCTGTCAGCGGCGGAACGGTCCTCGGCGGACTCGTTGGGCTGATCTTCCTTCCCTCGCTCGATAACGCCGGGAACGCAACTGGCGGCTTCCTCAACGGGTTTTCCGTCCGAGTCCTCGCCGGTATCGCACTCGGTCTCCTCGCGAGCGTCGCTATCGTCGTGACCGAGACGTTCGTCGGCCCCGTCTCGGCCGGACTGTTCGAGAACGTCGGCACGTACTCGATCCGCGGAGCCGTCGGCGTCCTCGCCGGACTCGGAATCGGGGTGATCGTCGGCGGGCTCTGTGGAATCGCCCTTGACGTGTTCACGGCGGACGTAGAGGACGTGGACGAAATCGACATCGAGGAGATGACCGACGGCGACGTCGTCGCGGCGATGATGGAGGAGTTTCGCCGGTTCAGCCCCGGCGGCGCGGAGGCACTGATCGACGAGCGAGACGCCTACATCGCCCACAACCTCCACACGCTCTCGAAACAGGGATACGACGTTCTCGCTGTCGTCGGGGCGGGCCACAAAGCGGGTATCGAACGGTATCTCGAGGACCCGGAGACGCTGCCGCCGCTCGAGTCGATCAGCGGAACGGACCCCGGTCGGCGGTTTTCGGTCATGAAAGTGTTCGGCTACCTCGTGATGGCCGTCTTCGTGGGGTTTTTCGCCCTGTTGATCATGGCTGGCGTGCAGGACGCGTTCCTGTTCCGACTGTTCGCGGCCTGGTTCCTGTTCAACGGCTTTTTCGCCTTCACGCTCGCTCGCCTCGCCGGGGCGCGCTGGGACAGCGCGGGGCTGGGCGGCGCGGTCGCCTGGCTCACCAGCATCAACCCGCTGCTCGCACCGGGCTGGTTCGCGGGTTACGTGGAACTCAAACACCGGCCGGTCAACGTCCGCGATATCCAGCTGTTGAACGAGATCATCGACGACACGGAGCGGCCGCTGGGCGAAGCCGTCGAAGACATGTTCGACGTGCCGCTGTTCCGACTCATCATGATCGTCGCGCTGACCAATATCGGGAGCCTGATTGCGACGGTGCTGTTCCCGTTCGTCGTGCTCCCGTGGATCGCCCCAGGGATCGGCGGCGTCGACGCCCTCTTCGCAGAACTCCTCCAGGGCGCAGAGAACAGTCTCGAGCTAATCCGGGGGTACCTCGCATGA
- a CDS encoding metalloprotease yields the protein MSYPTQSELQFSDEELIDLAAAWITLSVAFALLLNPIHLGVGTPTEFVLSVGLSFVTVGVGFLCHELAHKVVAIRYGQIAEFRADYQMLFLAIMSALIGFLFAAPGAVYHAGRITERENAMIALAGPLTNHGLALLFFPLMVLPGIGIVGHMGVLINLFLAAFNMVPFGPLDGKSVWNWNKGVFAGIFVTSGALLIGFLFMFGTGF from the coding sequence ATGAGTTATCCGACGCAGTCGGAGCTGCAGTTCAGCGACGAGGAACTGATCGATCTCGCCGCCGCGTGGATCACTCTGAGCGTCGCGTTCGCGTTGCTCTTGAATCCGATCCACCTGGGCGTCGGGACGCCGACCGAGTTCGTTTTGAGCGTCGGGTTAAGCTTCGTGACCGTCGGCGTCGGCTTTCTCTGTCACGAACTCGCACACAAGGTCGTCGCGATCCGGTACGGACAGATCGCAGAGTTTCGCGCCGACTACCAGATGCTCTTTCTGGCCATCATGAGCGCGCTGATCGGGTTCCTCTTCGCCGCGCCCGGAGCCGTCTATCACGCCGGCCGAATCACCGAACGCGAGAACGCGATGATCGCCCTCGCGGGGCCGCTGACGAACCACGGCCTCGCGCTGTTGTTCTTCCCCCTGATGGTCCTTCCAGGGATCGGGATCGTCGGTCACATGGGCGTCCTCATCAACCTCTTTCTGGCCGCGTTCAACATGGTCCCGTTCGGCCCGCTCGACGGTAAGTCGGTCTGGAACTGGAACAAAGGCGTCTTCGCCGGCATCTTTGTCACGAGCGGCGCGCTTCTGATCGGATTTCTCTTCATGTTCGGGACTGGATTCTAG
- the purM gene encoding phosphoribosylformylglycinamidine cyclo-ligase, with the protein MTDQTDGSESASEDGLTYAETGVDIEASEDATAALLEAFGSDLTTEYAGLLDIGDRYLALATDGVGTKLLVAEAIEDFSTIGIDCIAMNVNDLVAAGVEPTGFVDYLAIDEPDDEITNEIGEGLAVGLEQADLTLLGGETAVMPDVVTGFDLAGTCVGLAPKDEILDGEAAVGDALVGFPSNGIHSNGLTLAREAVTRNHDYADTFPLDPEVTIGEELLRPTRIYTDLLEPMVETDVRAAAHVTGGGWTNLLRMGENRYVVDDPLPAQPIFEFVQTEGDVTDEEMHRTFNMGTGFVVAVPPEQADSLVERTGGQVIGRVEDGESVEIRGLSLS; encoded by the coding sequence ATGACCGACCAGACGGACGGATCCGAGTCCGCGTCCGAGGACGGACTCACCTACGCCGAGACGGGCGTCGATATCGAGGCGAGCGAGGACGCGACCGCGGCGTTGCTCGAGGCCTTCGGGAGCGACCTGACGACGGAGTACGCCGGCCTGCTCGACATCGGCGATCGGTACCTCGCGCTGGCGACCGACGGCGTCGGCACGAAACTGCTCGTCGCCGAAGCGATCGAGGACTTCTCGACGATCGGTATCGACTGCATCGCGATGAACGTCAACGACCTCGTCGCGGCCGGCGTCGAACCAACCGGGTTCGTCGACTACCTCGCGATCGACGAACCGGACGACGAAATTACGAACGAGATCGGCGAGGGACTCGCCGTCGGCCTCGAGCAGGCCGATCTCACCCTCCTCGGGGGCGAGACCGCCGTCATGCCCGACGTCGTCACCGGATTCGACCTCGCGGGTACCTGCGTCGGACTCGCGCCGAAAGACGAGATCCTCGACGGCGAGGCCGCCGTCGGCGACGCGCTCGTCGGTTTCCCCTCGAACGGCATCCACTCGAACGGACTCACGCTCGCACGCGAGGCCGTCACGCGAAACCACGACTACGCGGACACGTTCCCGCTCGATCCCGAGGTGACGATCGGCGAGGAACTGCTCCGGCCGACGCGCATCTACACGGACTTACTCGAGCCGATGGTCGAGACCGACGTGCGCGCGGCGGCCCACGTGACCGGCGGCGGCTGGACCAACCTGCTCCGGATGGGCGAGAACCGGTACGTCGTTGACGATCCGCTCCCCGCACAGCCGATCTTCGAGTTCGTCCAGACCGAAGGTGACGTGACCGACGAGGAGATGCACCGGACGTTCAACATGGGCACCGGTTTTGTCGTCGCCGTCCCGCCCGAGCAGGCGGACTCGCTCGTCGAACGGACGGGCGGGCAAGTAATCGGACGGGTCGAAGACGGCGAGAGCGTCGAGATCCGCGGGCTCTCGCTCTCTTGA
- a CDS encoding macro domain-containing protein, whose protein sequence is MEFDVVQGDIASRSADALVNAAGTSLEMGSGVAGALRRGGGEELNQEAKANGPVDLGDAAVTDAYDLDAEYVIHAAAMPHYGDGRATAESVRNATRNSLEAADDLTCESLVIPALGCGVAGFDLADGARIIGDELASYRPDALEDVRFIVYSDEEYDTIRSALEENTDEDVPGTESHAESEADR, encoded by the coding sequence ATGGAGTTCGACGTCGTTCAAGGAGACATCGCGAGCCGATCAGCCGACGCGCTGGTCAACGCCGCGGGGACGAGCCTCGAGATGGGATCCGGCGTCGCGGGCGCGCTGCGTCGGGGTGGTGGCGAGGAACTGAACCAGGAAGCGAAAGCGAACGGTCCCGTTGACCTCGGTGACGCGGCCGTGACCGACGCCTACGACCTCGACGCCGAGTACGTGATCCACGCCGCCGCGATGCCCCACTACGGAGACGGCCGGGCGACCGCGGAGAGCGTTCGGAATGCGACCCGGAACAGCCTCGAGGCCGCCGACGACCTCACCTGCGAGTCGCTCGTGATCCCCGCCCTCGGCTGCGGGGTCGCGGGATTCGATCTCGCGGACGGCGCGCGGATAATCGGAGACGAACTGGCGAGCTATCGGCCGGACGCGCTCGAGGACGTCCGATTCATCGTATATAGCGACGAGGAGTACGATACGATCAGGAGCGCGCTCGAGGAGAATACGGACGAAGACGTTCCGGGAACAGAATCGCACGCCGAAAGCGAAGCGGATCGATAG
- the dpsA gene encoding DNA starvation/stationary phase protection protein DpsA, with the protein MSTQKTVRQQADHVEENELRLDREKAEQVVDALNTELANAYVLYHQLKKHHWVVEGAEFLDLHVFLEEAYEHAEEGADEMAERAQALGGVPVSGPTNLEERATVEFEGEDVYDVRTMFENDLEMYGDIIESMRDSIELVENLGDYATAEILREILVELEDDGHHFEHYLEDDTLVLEEATH; encoded by the coding sequence ATGAGCACCCAAAAGACCGTCCGACAGCAGGCAGATCACGTCGAGGAGAACGAGCTTCGACTTGACCGTGAGAAAGCCGAACAGGTCGTCGACGCGTTGAATACGGAACTCGCGAACGCGTACGTCCTGTACCACCAGCTCAAGAAACACCACTGGGTCGTCGAGGGTGCGGAGTTCCTCGACCTCCACGTCTTCCTCGAGGAAGCCTACGAGCACGCAGAAGAGGGCGCAGACGAGATGGCAGAGCGCGCACAGGCCCTCGGCGGCGTTCCGGTATCGGGGCCGACGAACCTCGAGGAGCGCGCGACCGTCGAGTTCGAGGGCGAGGACGTCTACGACGTCCGGACGATGTTCGAGAACGACCTCGAGATGTACGGAGACATCATCGAGTCGATGCGCGATAGCATCGAACTCGTAGAGAACCTCGGCGACTACGCGACGGCCGAGATCCTCCGGGAGATCCTGGTCGAGCTCGAGGACGACGGCCACCACTTCGAGCACTACCTCGAGGACGACACGCTGGTCCTCGAAGAAGCGACCCACTAA
- a CDS encoding aldehyde dehydrogenase family protein encodes METRTAQRTERIYVDGEWLETGETIPVSDLADGGTFANVAAAGPAEARNALAAAHEVKSTMRQTTVVERAEWCEAIAEGLREREEELAEIIVREAGKPISSARGEVGSAAERFDRAAEEARNIVSKGEFREGSTAGHEGWQAIVKHEPIGSVLCITPYNYPLATTALQVAPALAAGNSVLLKPASKTPISAAILAEVIADVDGIPEGAFNFVPGEASVIGDILTGDDRINAIAMTGSSGAGKHVANESGMVNLHMELGGNAPAIVFDDADLEEVAGACTSGSLKYAGQRCSAVSRVLVEESVHDDLVERIDYNMSTWQAGDLFDEDTAFGPLISEDQAEWVEELVEDAVEKGADLVRGGTREAPDGVPDELGSQFFEPTLLANVPHDARIVDEEQFGPVAVVTTFEGREEALEIANGSDLALDAAVFTSDYNRAMDVAERVDAGGVRINGAPSHGLGDVPFGGNKDSGIGREGLDASIHEMMRKKSIVL; translated from the coding sequence ATGGAAACGAGGACAGCACAGCGGACGGAGCGGATTTACGTCGACGGCGAGTGGCTCGAGACCGGTGAGACGATTCCGGTCTCGGATCTCGCCGACGGTGGCACGTTCGCGAACGTCGCCGCAGCGGGGCCGGCCGAAGCGCGTAACGCACTCGCGGCCGCACACGAGGTGAAATCCACGATGCGCCAGACGACCGTCGTCGAGCGCGCCGAGTGGTGTGAAGCGATCGCCGAAGGGCTGCGCGAGCGCGAAGAGGAACTGGCCGAGATCATCGTTCGCGAGGCGGGCAAGCCAATCTCCTCGGCGCGCGGTGAGGTCGGCTCGGCCGCGGAACGATTCGACCGGGCCGCGGAGGAAGCCCGAAACATCGTGAGCAAAGGCGAGTTCCGCGAGGGCTCAACGGCGGGCCACGAGGGCTGGCAGGCAATCGTCAAACACGAGCCGATCGGCTCGGTCCTCTGTATCACGCCATACAACTACCCCCTCGCGACGACCGCGCTGCAGGTCGCGCCGGCGCTGGCGGCGGGCAACAGCGTGTTGCTCAAGCCCGCGAGCAAGACGCCGATCTCGGCCGCGATTCTCGCAGAGGTCATCGCGGACGTCGACGGCATTCCCGAGGGCGCGTTCAACTTTGTCCCCGGCGAGGCGAGCGTCATCGGCGACATCCTCACTGGCGACGACCGCATCAACGCCATCGCGATGACCGGCTCGTCGGGCGCGGGCAAACACGTCGCGAACGAGAGCGGCATGGTCAACCTCCACATGGAACTCGGCGGAAACGCCCCGGCCATCGTCTTCGACGACGCCGATCTCGAGGAGGTCGCCGGCGCCTGTACGTCGGGCTCGCTCAAGTACGCCGGACAGCGCTGTTCGGCCGTCTCCCGCGTCCTCGTCGAGGAATCGGTCCACGATGACCTCGTCGAGCGCATCGACTACAACATGAGCACGTGGCAAGCTGGCGACCTCTTCGACGAGGACACCGCCTTCGGGCCGCTGATCTCCGAAGACCAGGCCGAGTGGGTCGAAGAACTCGTCGAGGACGCCGTCGAGAAGGGCGCGGATCTGGTCCGGGGCGGCACCAGAGAGGCACCCGACGGCGTTCCGGACGAACTCGGCAGCCAATTCTTCGAACCGACGCTGCTGGCGAACGTGCCCCACGACGCCAGGATCGTCGACGAAGAGCAGTTCGGTCCCGTTGCCGTCGTGACCACCTTCGAGGGCCGCGAGGAGGCCCTCGAGATCGCCAACGGCTCCGACCTCGCGCTCGACGCCGCCGTGTTCACGAGCGACTACAACCGCGCGATGGACGTCGCGGAGCGTGTCGACGCCGGCGGCGTTCGAATCAACGGCGCACCGAGCCATGGACTTGGCGACGTGCCCTTCGGCGGCAACAAGGACTCTGGCATCGGCCGCGAAGGCCTCGACGCCTCGATCCACGAGATGATGCGCAAGAAGAGCATCGTGCTCTAG
- the purD gene encoding phosphoribosylamine--glycine ligase, producing the protein MREHVLLIGGGGREHAIARELAESEAKLSACAGNKNPGIARLAAEFETLETTDPAAVAEYAEEIEATIAVVGPEAPLDAGVSDALEDAGVYAFGPKRADAKIETDKAFQRRFMADNDIPGCPDFETFEDMDAACEFIDEYDGDLAIKPAGLTGGKGVKVIGDQVTPEEGKEYIRESEYDRIVLEERLIGEEFTVQAFVANGGLETAPAVQDHKRAYEGDEGPNTGGMGSYTDATFELPFMTEGDYADAVEIIEATVDALEDYRGILYGQFMLTAEGPKVIEFNARFGDPEAMNTLPVLETDLLDVLVAARDGDEPPALEFAEQATVCKYAVPEGYPTDPSAGARVQVDEESAGDALLYYASVDERDDGIYTTTSRSFALVGVADSISEAEEIAEDALAVAGEEGLHMRHDIGKAALVQQRIDHVAELRNE; encoded by the coding sequence ATGCGCGAACACGTGTTGCTGATCGGCGGCGGCGGGCGCGAACACGCGATCGCTCGCGAACTCGCGGAAAGCGAGGCGAAGCTCTCCGCCTGCGCGGGGAACAAGAATCCGGGTATCGCTCGGCTCGCGGCCGAGTTCGAAACGCTCGAGACGACCGATCCGGCGGCGGTCGCGGAGTACGCCGAGGAGATCGAGGCCACCATCGCCGTCGTGGGTCCCGAAGCGCCCCTCGACGCGGGCGTCTCGGACGCGCTCGAGGACGCGGGCGTCTACGCCTTCGGACCGAAGCGAGCCGACGCGAAAATCGAGACGGACAAAGCGTTCCAGCGCCGGTTCATGGCGGACAACGACATCCCCGGCTGTCCCGACTTCGAGACGTTTGAGGACATGGACGCCGCGTGTGAATTCATCGACGAGTACGACGGCGACCTCGCGATCAAACCCGCCGGGCTCACGGGCGGAAAGGGCGTGAAAGTCATCGGCGATCAAGTGACTCCCGAGGAGGGCAAGGAATACATCCGCGAGTCGGAGTACGACAGGATCGTCCTCGAGGAGCGGCTGATCGGCGAGGAGTTCACCGTCCAGGCGTTCGTCGCCAACGGCGGCCTCGAGACCGCGCCGGCGGTCCAGGACCACAAGCGCGCCTACGAGGGCGACGAGGGGCCGAACACCGGCGGGATGGGGTCCTACACCGACGCGACGTTCGAACTACCGTTCATGACCGAGGGCGACTACGCCGACGCCGTCGAGATCATCGAGGCGACGGTCGACGCCCTCGAGGACTATCGGGGCATCCTCTACGGCCAGTTCATGCTGACCGCCGAGGGGCCGAAGGTCATCGAGTTCAACGCTCGCTTCGGCGACCCGGAGGCGATGAACACCCTGCCGGTGCTCGAGACCGACTTGCTCGACGTGCTCGTGGCCGCTCGAGACGGCGACGAGCCGCCGGCACTCGAGTTCGCCGAGCAGGCGACGGTCTGTAAGTACGCGGTTCCGGAGGGCTACCCCACGGATCCGTCCGCCGGAGCCAGAGTGCAGGTCGACGAAGAGAGCGCCGGCGACGCCCTGCTGTACTACGCCAGCGTGGACGAACGAGACGACGGCATCTACACGACGACCTCGCGGTCGTTCGCGCTCGTCGGTGTCGCAGACTCGATCAGTGAAGCGGAGGAAATCGCAGAGGACGCACTCGCCGTCGCCGGCGAGGAAGGGCTGCACATGCGCCACGACATCGGCAAGGCCGCGCTGGTTCAACAGCGAATCGACCACGTTGCCGAACTTCGAAACGAGTAG
- a CDS encoding DUF502 domain-containing protein: protein MSRWKRDFASGLIVLGPILATLFICYVLYSFIANLLPAVLINAEFLEGFFPTVGEPARRELARFLRVVVFLSLLAALMIVVGPLVRTKLGALFEDFVDYGANRVPGLRLVYNASKTATETTVGENDALQTPVKVETWKGARMTAFKTGRTTESGKMRLFVPTSPNIASGFVVEVSPEQVTTLDESLESALTRVVSAGFGDADSADTKLREGTEIRVIDEMNMERDEK from the coding sequence ATGAGCCGGTGGAAGCGTGACTTCGCGAGCGGACTCATCGTCCTCGGTCCGATCCTCGCGACCCTGTTCATCTGTTACGTGCTGTATTCGTTCATTGCGAACCTCCTACCCGCCGTCCTGATCAACGCGGAGTTCCTCGAAGGATTCTTCCCGACTGTCGGGGAGCCGGCCCGGAGAGAACTCGCGCGCTTCCTGCGAGTCGTGGTCTTTCTGTCGCTCCTCGCCGCCCTGATGATCGTCGTCGGCCCGCTGGTCAGAACGAAACTCGGAGCGCTGTTCGAGGACTTTGTCGATTACGGAGCCAATCGCGTTCCGGGCCTGCGGCTGGTCTACAACGCGTCGAAGACTGCGACGGAAACGACCGTCGGCGAGAACGACGCGTTGCAGACGCCGGTCAAAGTCGAGACGTGGAAGGGGGCCCGCATGACGGCGTTCAAAACGGGCCGGACCACCGAAAGCGGGAAGATGCGACTCTTCGTTCCGACGTCGCCGAACATCGCGAGCGGCTTCGTCGTCGAGGTCTCGCCGGAGCAGGTGACGACGCTCGACGAATCCCTCGAATCGGCGCTCACTCGAGTCGTCAGCGCCGGCTTCGGGGACGCCGACAGCGCCGATACGAAACTCCGGGAGGGGACCGAGATCAGAGTTATAGACGAGATGAACATGGAACGAGACGAGAAGTGA